The following are encoded together in the Streptomyces sp. NBC_01465 genome:
- the serB gene encoding phosphoserine phosphatase SerB, translating to MSASQTPTLLVKIFGKDRPGITAGLFDTLAAYSVDVVDIEQVVTRGRIVLCALVTSPTAGGTTEGELRATVHSWAESLRLQAEIISGIGDNRPRGSGRSHVTVLGHPLTAESTAAIAAAITSTGGNIDRIFRLAKYPVTAVEFAVSGTETEPLRTALATEAAALGVDVAVVAAGLHRRAQRLVVMDVDSTVIQDEVIELFAAHAGCEDEVAEVTARAMRGELDFEQSLHARVALLKGLDESVVEKVRTEVRLTPGARTLIRTLKRLGYQVGVVSGGFTQVTDDLKERLGLDFASANTLEIVDGKLTGRVVGEIVDRAGKARLLRRFAAEAGVPLSQTVAIGDGANDLDMLNAAGLGVAFNAKPVVRKAADTAVNVPFLDTVLYLLGITREEVEAADGLVENI from the coding sequence ATGAGCGCATCGCAGACCCCCACCCTTCTCGTCAAGATCTTCGGGAAGGACCGGCCCGGGATCACCGCCGGGCTCTTCGACACCCTCGCCGCCTACTCCGTCGATGTCGTGGACATCGAGCAGGTCGTCACCCGGGGGCGCATCGTCCTGTGCGCCCTGGTCACCTCGCCCACCGCGGGCGGGACCACCGAGGGCGAGCTGCGCGCGACCGTGCACAGCTGGGCCGAGTCGCTCAGGCTGCAGGCCGAGATCATCTCCGGCATCGGCGACAACCGGCCCCGCGGCAGCGGACGCTCCCACGTCACCGTCCTGGGCCACCCGCTCACCGCCGAGTCCACGGCGGCCATAGCGGCTGCGATCACCTCGACCGGCGGCAACATCGACCGTATCTTCCGGCTCGCCAAGTACCCGGTCACCGCTGTGGAGTTCGCGGTGTCCGGTACGGAGACCGAGCCGCTGCGCACGGCGCTCGCGACCGAGGCCGCCGCTCTCGGCGTGGACGTGGCCGTCGTCGCCGCCGGGCTGCACCGCCGCGCCCAGCGCCTGGTCGTCATGGACGTGGACTCCACCGTCATCCAGGACGAGGTGATCGAGCTCTTCGCCGCGCACGCCGGCTGCGAGGACGAGGTCGCCGAGGTGACCGCGCGGGCGATGCGCGGGGAGCTGGACTTCGAGCAGTCGCTGCACGCACGCGTCGCGCTGCTGAAGGGGCTCGACGAGTCGGTCGTGGAGAAGGTGCGGACCGAGGTACGGCTCACCCCGGGCGCCCGGACCCTCATCCGTACCCTCAAGCGTCTCGGGTACCAAGTGGGCGTGGTGTCGGGCGGGTTCACCCAGGTCACGGACGACCTGAAGGAGCGCCTCGGCCTCGACTTCGCCTCCGCCAACACGCTGGAGATCGTCGACGGGAAGCTCACGGGCCGCGTCGTCGGAGAGATCGTCGACCGGGCGGGCAAGGCCAGGCTGCTGCGCCGCTTCGCCGCCGAGGCGGGCGTTCCGCTCTCCCAGACGGTCGCGATCGGCGACGGCGCCAACGACCTGGACATGCTCAACGCGGCCGGTCTGGGTGTCGCCTTCAACGCCAAGCCGGTGGTCCGCAAGGCGGCCGACACCGCCGTCAACGTGCCGTTCCTGGACACCGTGCTGTATCTGCTCGGCATCACCCGCGAAGAGGTCGAGGCCGCCGACGGGCTGGTCGAGAACATCTGA
- a CDS encoding SixA phosphatase family protein yields MSVAASSEGTAPGTTESRRIVLLRHAKADWPQVSDHDRPLAERGRADAPVAGRRLAALGLTFDLALCSTAARTRETWKLAVQELPQRPKTVYEERLYEASLGDLLALLNETPDEVKNLLLIGHNPGVHALADALAGKAESDALARMTRGGFPTAAVAVVSFTGTWKSVEHGVGRLEDFWAPHE; encoded by the coding sequence ATGAGCGTCGCTGCGTCCTCCGAGGGGACCGCCCCCGGAACCACCGAATCCCGCAGGATCGTCCTTCTCCGCCACGCGAAGGCGGACTGGCCCCAGGTGTCCGACCACGACCGGCCGCTCGCCGAGCGCGGCCGTGCGGACGCCCCCGTCGCAGGCCGCCGGCTGGCCGCCCTGGGCCTCACCTTCGATCTTGCCCTCTGCTCCACCGCCGCCAGGACCCGGGAGACCTGGAAGCTGGCCGTGCAGGAGCTGCCGCAGCGCCCCAAGACCGTGTACGAGGAGCGGTTGTACGAGGCTTCGCTCGGCGACCTCCTGGCGCTGCTCAACGAGACCCCCGACGAGGTGAAGAACCTCCTCCTCATCGGCCACAACCCCGGAGTGCACGCCCTCGCCGACGCACTGGCGGGCAAGGCCGAGAGCGACGCGCTCGCCCGGATGACCCGGGGCGGCTTCCCGACGGCGGCCGTCGCCGTCGTCTCCTTCACCGGAACGTGGAAGTCCGTCGAGCACGGTGTGGGCAGGCTCGAGGACTTCTGGGCCCCGCACGAGTAG
- a CDS encoding SGM_5486 family transporter-associated protein gives MPVLEPNPPNGQKKLLLVLGAMFAVTIVVAIIATLASP, from the coding sequence ATGCCCGTACTCGAACCGAATCCCCCCAACGGCCAGAAGAAGCTGCTGCTCGTGCTCGGCGCGATGTTCGCCGTCACGATCGTCGTCGCCATCATCGCGACGCTCGCCTCCCCGTGA
- a CDS encoding CynX/NimT family MFS transporter → MPDDETQTLSRDTEPRTAADSPSPGKRQAGWTIKLVMVGIVLAALNLRPAITSLGPLLEEVQHSLGMSDSVAGLLTSVPSLCFAVFGILAPRLARRYGPGAIVCAGMVAIAAGLLIRPFAGGTVGFLAASALALMGIAVSNVLMPVIVKRYFPDRVGSMTGLYSMALAAGTSLAAAVTVPLTHSLGDNWHWGLGIWAILAVVAVVPWIALVRDRSAAGAQEATAAAAQQAPAPELRITRSRTAWALACFFGLQATAAYITMGWMPQIFRDAGVSASTAGVLLAVTMAMGVPLAFVIPRVATRMKNQGPIVVALGSCGLIGYAGLFMAPAGGAWAWALLLGISNCSFPLALTMIGMRSRTGAGVVRLSAFAQSTGYLLSIPGPLLVGVLYEHSGSWGLPIALMAGLMVPQIVVGILAGRDRTIEDECGMRD, encoded by the coding sequence ATGCCCGACGACGAGACACAGACCCTGAGCCGCGACACCGAGCCGCGCACCGCCGCCGATTCTCCCTCCCCGGGGAAGCGGCAGGCCGGTTGGACCATCAAGCTGGTCATGGTCGGCATCGTCCTCGCGGCGCTCAACCTCCGCCCCGCCATCACCAGCCTGGGCCCGCTCCTCGAAGAGGTGCAGCACTCGCTCGGGATGAGCGACAGCGTGGCCGGTCTGCTCACCTCCGTCCCCTCGCTCTGCTTCGCGGTCTTCGGGATCCTCGCGCCCCGCCTCGCCCGCCGCTACGGCCCGGGCGCGATCGTCTGCGCGGGCATGGTCGCCATCGCGGCGGGTCTGCTGATCCGCCCGTTCGCCGGCGGCACCGTCGGCTTCCTCGCCGCCAGCGCCCTCGCGCTCATGGGCATCGCCGTCTCCAACGTCCTGATGCCGGTGATCGTCAAGCGGTACTTCCCCGACCGCGTCGGCTCCATGACCGGCCTCTACTCCATGGCACTCGCGGCCGGCACCTCCCTCGCGGCCGCCGTCACCGTGCCGCTGACCCACTCCCTGGGCGACAACTGGCACTGGGGGCTGGGGATTTGGGCGATCCTGGCCGTCGTCGCGGTGGTGCCCTGGATCGCTCTCGTACGGGACCGCAGCGCGGCCGGCGCCCAGGAGGCCACCGCCGCCGCGGCGCAGCAGGCTCCGGCGCCGGAGCTCCGTATCACCCGCTCCCGTACCGCCTGGGCGCTCGCCTGCTTCTTCGGACTCCAGGCCACCGCCGCGTACATCACCATGGGCTGGATGCCGCAGATCTTCCGCGACGCCGGGGTCTCGGCCTCCACGGCCGGGGTGCTGCTCGCCGTGACGATGGCCATGGGCGTCCCGCTCGCCTTCGTCATCCCGCGCGTCGCGACCCGGATGAAGAACCAGGGCCCGATCGTCGTCGCGCTCGGCAGCTGCGGACTCATCGGCTACGCGGGCCTGTTCATGGCCCCGGCCGGCGGCGCCTGGGCGTGGGCCCTGCTGCTCGGCATCTCCAACTGCTCGTTCCCGCTGGCCCTCACCATGATCGGCATGAGGTCGCGGACCGGCGCCGGCGTCGTACGCCTCTCCGCCTTCGCCCAGTCGACCGGCTATCTGCTCTCCATCCCCGGACCGCTGCTCGTCGGCGTCCTGTACGAGCACAGCGGCAGCTGGGGGCTGCCGATCGCGCTGATGGCGGGGCTGATGGTGCCCCAGATCGTCGTCGGGATCCTGGCAGGACGGGACCGGACGATTGAGGACGAATGCGGGATGCGAGACTGA
- a CDS encoding FadR/GntR family transcriptional regulator, which yields MALTSPRRSALSDQVITELRNQITSGEWPVGSRIPTEPELVEQLGVARNTVREAVRALAHNGLLDIRQGSGTYVIATSELAGVMHRRFASADPRHIAELRSTLEASGARLAAERRTQKDLKQLDALLKRREEMWETGDAEAFVAADATLHLAIVAASHNDVLTELYADLGDLLRDWLRDDVGRVLRPEGYMDHARLIDAIRAGDADTAETEAASYAFNCVRG from the coding sequence ATGGCGCTGACCTCCCCCCGGCGTTCCGCCCTCTCCGACCAGGTGATCACGGAGCTGCGGAACCAGATCACCTCGGGCGAGTGGCCGGTCGGCTCACGCATTCCGACCGAGCCCGAGCTGGTCGAGCAGCTGGGCGTGGCCCGCAACACCGTCCGCGAGGCGGTGCGCGCGCTCGCGCACAACGGGCTGCTCGACATCCGGCAGGGTTCGGGGACGTACGTCATCGCGACCAGCGAACTGGCCGGGGTGATGCACCGCCGCTTCGCCTCCGCCGACCCGCGGCACATCGCCGAGCTGCGCTCCACGCTGGAGGCTTCGGGCGCCCGGCTGGCCGCCGAGCGGCGTACGCAGAAGGACCTGAAGCAGCTCGACGCGCTGCTGAAGCGGCGCGAGGAGATGTGGGAAACGGGTGACGCGGAGGCGTTCGTGGCCGCGGACGCGACGCTTCATCTGGCGATCGTCGCGGCCTCGCACAACGACGTACTGACCGAGCTCTACGCCGACCTGGGCGATCTGCTGCGCGACTGGCTGCGCGACGACGTGGGGCGGGTGCTGCGGCCCGAGGGCTACATGGACCATGCCCGGCTGATCGACGCGATCCGGGCGGGTGACGCGGACACGGCGGAGACGGAGGCCGCGAGCTACGCCTTCAACTGCGTGCGTGGGTGA
- the fabI gene encoding enoyl-ACP reductase FabI, with protein sequence MSGILEGKRILITGVLTESSIAFHTAKLAQEQGAEIILTAWPRPTLTERIAKKLPRPDDVKVLELDVSNDEHLARLEGQVREHLGDRLDGVVHSIGFAPQDALGGNFLNTPFESVATAMHVSAFSLKSLTMALLPLMTEGGSIVGLTFDAQFAWPKYDWMGPAKAALEATSRYMARDLGERDIRCNLISAGPLGSMAAKSIPGFGDLAAVWDSRSPLAWKLDDPEPAGRGIVALLSDWFPKTTGEIIHVDGGLHAIGA encoded by the coding sequence ATGAGTGGAATCCTCGAAGGCAAGCGCATCCTCATCACGGGAGTGCTGACGGAGTCCTCCATCGCTTTCCACACCGCGAAGCTGGCCCAGGAGCAGGGCGCGGAGATCATCCTCACGGCCTGGCCGCGTCCGACCCTCACCGAGCGCATCGCCAAGAAGCTGCCCCGGCCCGACGACGTCAAGGTCCTGGAGCTGGACGTCTCCAACGACGAGCACCTCGCCCGTCTCGAGGGCCAGGTGCGCGAGCACCTCGGCGACCGCCTCGACGGTGTCGTGCACTCCATCGGCTTCGCGCCGCAGGACGCGCTCGGCGGCAACTTCCTGAACACGCCGTTCGAGTCCGTGGCCACGGCCATGCACGTCTCCGCCTTCTCCCTGAAGTCGCTGACCATGGCGCTGCTGCCGCTGATGACCGAGGGCGGCTCCATCGTCGGCCTCACCTTCGACGCGCAGTTCGCCTGGCCGAAGTACGACTGGATGGGCCCGGCCAAGGCCGCCCTGGAGGCCACCAGCCGCTACATGGCGCGCGACCTCGGCGAGCGGGACATCCGCTGCAACCTGATCTCCGCGGGCCCCCTCGGCTCCATGGCCGCCAAGTCGATCCCCGGCTTCGGCGACCTGGCCGCGGTGTGGGACAGCCGTTCCCCGCTGGCGTGGAAGCTGGACGACCCGGAGCCGGCCGGCCGCGGCATCGTCGCGCTCCTGTCGGACTGGTTCCCGAAGACCACGGGCGAGATCATCCACGTGGATGGTGGCCTGCACGCGATCGGCGCCTGA
- the fabG gene encoding 3-oxoacyl-[acyl-carrier-protein] reductase, protein MSRSVLVTGGNRGIGLAIARAFADAGDQVAITYRSGEPPEGFLAVKCDITDTEQVEQAYKEIEEKHGPVEVLVANAGVTKDQLLMRMSEEDFTAVLDTNLTGTFRVVKRANRGMLRAKKGRVVLISSVVGLLGSAGQANYAASKAGLVGFARSLARELGSRNITFNVVAPGFVDTDMTKVLTDDQRKGIVAQVPLGRYAQPEEIAATVRFLASDDASYITGAVIPVDGGLGMGH, encoded by the coding sequence TTGAGCCGCTCGGTTCTCGTCACCGGAGGAAACCGGGGCATCGGCCTCGCCATCGCCCGCGCTTTCGCCGACGCAGGCGACCAGGTCGCGATCACGTACCGCTCGGGCGAGCCTCCAGAGGGCTTCCTTGCGGTGAAGTGCGACATCACCGACACCGAGCAGGTGGAGCAGGCCTACAAGGAGATCGAGGAGAAGCACGGTCCCGTGGAGGTGCTGGTGGCCAACGCCGGCGTCACCAAGGACCAGCTCCTCATGCGGATGTCCGAAGAGGACTTCACCGCCGTACTCGACACGAACCTCACCGGTACCTTCCGGGTCGTGAAGCGCGCCAACCGCGGCATGCTGCGCGCCAAGAAGGGCCGCGTCGTCCTCATCTCCTCGGTGGTCGGGCTCCTCGGCTCCGCGGGCCAGGCGAACTACGCCGCGTCCAAGGCCGGTCTGGTCGGCTTCGCCCGCTCGCTCGCCCGCGAGCTGGGCTCCCGCAACATCACCTTCAACGTCGTCGCGCCCGGCTTCGTGGACACCGACATGACGAAGGTTCTCACCGACGACCAGCGCAAGGGCATCGTCGCCCAGGTGCCGCTCGGCCGTTACGCGCAGCCGGAGGAGATCGCCGCCACGGTGCGGTTCCTCGCCTCCGACGACGCGTCGTACATCACTGGAGCCGTCATCCCCGTTGACGGCGGATTGGGCATGGGTCACTGA
- a CDS encoding TldD/PmbA family protein — protein MRSTGRDEQETSVPHSIDAAFTALPLRALADAALARARALGVDHADFRFERVRSASWRLRDAKPAGSSDGTDLGYAVRVVHGGSWGFASGVDLSMDAAARVAGQAVAMAKLSAKVIKAAGSDERVELAAEPVHSEKTWVSSYEIDPFSVPDEEKTGLLADWSARLLAADGVAHVDASLMTVLENKFYADTAGTVTTQQRVRLHPQLTAVAVDETTGEFDSMRTIAPPVGRGWEYLTGTGWDWNSELERIPELLAEKMRAPSVEAGTYDLVVDPSNLWLTIHESIGHATELDRALGYEAAYAGTSFATFDQLGKLAYGSPVMNVTGDRTAEHGLATIGYDDEGVAAQSWDLVKDGTLVGYQLDRRIAKLTGFERSNGCAYADSPGHVPVQRMANVSLQPDPGGLSTEDLIGGVERGIYVVGDRSWSIDMQRYNFQFTGQRFFRIENGKLAGQLRDVAYQATTTDFWGSMEKVGGPSTYVLGGAFNCGKAQPGQVAAVSHGCPSALFRGVNILNTTQEAGR, from the coding sequence ATGCGGTCGACCGGTCGTGACGAACAGGAGACATCCGTGCCCCATTCCATCGACGCAGCCTTTACGGCACTGCCGCTGCGGGCCCTCGCCGACGCGGCGCTCGCCCGGGCCCGCGCGCTCGGCGTGGATCATGCCGACTTCCGATTCGAGCGGGTGCGCAGCGCGTCCTGGCGGCTGCGCGACGCCAAGCCCGCGGGTTCCTCCGACGGCACCGACCTCGGGTACGCGGTGCGGGTGGTGCACGGCGGCAGCTGGGGGTTCGCCTCCGGTGTCGATCTGTCCATGGACGCGGCCGCCCGGGTGGCGGGGCAGGCCGTAGCCATGGCCAAGCTCTCCGCGAAGGTGATCAAGGCGGCGGGTTCGGACGAGCGGGTGGAGCTGGCGGCGGAGCCGGTCCACTCGGAGAAGACCTGGGTCTCGTCGTACGAGATCGACCCGTTCTCCGTGCCCGACGAGGAGAAGACGGGGCTGCTGGCCGACTGGTCGGCACGGCTGCTCGCGGCCGACGGCGTCGCGCACGTGGACGCCTCGCTGATGACGGTCCTGGAGAACAAGTTCTACGCGGACACCGCAGGCACCGTCACCACGCAGCAGCGCGTACGGCTGCACCCGCAGCTGACGGCCGTGGCGGTCGACGAGACCACGGGCGAGTTCGACTCGATGCGGACGATCGCGCCGCCGGTCGGGCGCGGCTGGGAGTACCTGACGGGGACCGGCTGGGACTGGAACTCCGAGCTGGAGCGCATCCCGGAGCTGCTCGCGGAGAAGATGCGGGCGCCGAGCGTGGAGGCGGGGACGTACGACCTGGTCGTCGACCCGTCGAACCTCTGGCTGACGATCCACGAGTCGATCGGCCACGCCACGGAGCTGGACCGCGCGCTGGGGTACGAGGCGGCGTACGCGGGAACCTCCTTCGCCACCTTCGACCAGCTGGGCAAGCTGGCGTACGGCTCCCCCGTCATGAACGTGACCGGCGACCGGACGGCCGAGCACGGGCTCGCGACCATCGGGTACGACGACGAGGGCGTGGCCGCGCAGTCCTGGGACCTGGTGAAGGACGGGACGCTGGTCGGCTATCAACTCGACCGCAGGATCGCCAAGTTGACGGGGTTCGAGCGGTCCAACGGGTGCGCCTACGCGGACTCCCCCGGGCATGTGCCGGTGCAGCGGATGGCCAATGTGTCGCTGCAGCCGGATCCCGGCGGGCTCTCCACGGAGGATCTGATCGGCGGGGTCGAGCGGGGCATCTACGTGGTCGGCGACCGGTCGTGGTCGATCGACATGCAGCGCTACAACTTCCAGTTCACGGGTCAGCGCTTCTTCCGCATCGAGAACGGCAAGCTCGCAGGTCAGCTGCGGGACGTCGCCTACCAGGCGACGACCACCGACTTCTGGGGATCGATGGAGAAGGTCGGCGGCCCCTCGACGTACGTCCTGGGCGGCGCGTTCAACTGCGGCAAGGCCCAGCCGGGCCAGGTCGCGGCGGTCTCGCACGGCTGCCCGTCCGCCCTCTTCAGGGGCGTCAACATCCTCAATACGACGCAGGAGGCCGGTCGATGA
- a CDS encoding metallopeptidase TldD-related protein, which yields MSRSTKPYEIVERALSLSTADGCVVIADEQSSANLRWAGNALTTNGVTRGRTLTVIATVDGKEGTASGVVSRSAVTADDLEPLVRAAEAAARGGAPAEDAQPLVTGVPVSPDFTDAPAETSSAVFTDFAPALGESFARARAGGRELYGFANHEMTSSYLGTSTGLRLRHDQPNGTLELNAKSPDRKRSAWAGRATRDFKDVDPAALDAELAQRLGWAERRIELPAGRYETLLPPTAVADLLIYQLWSSAARDAAEGRTVFSKPGGGTRLGEQLSPLPLTLRSDPNEPGLESSPFVLTHSSGDDASVFDNGLPLTATDWIREGTLERLVTTRHSAGLTKMPVAPAISNLILDGGGTKSLDEMVAGTERGLLLTCLWYIREVDPATLLLTGLTRDGVYLVENGEVVGEVNNFRFNESPVDLLSRATEAGVTEKTLPREWGDWFTRAAMPALRVPDFNMSSVSQGV from the coding sequence ATGAGCCGTAGCACCAAGCCCTACGAGATCGTCGAGCGCGCGCTCTCGCTCTCCACCGCCGACGGCTGCGTCGTCATCGCCGACGAGCAGTCCAGCGCCAACCTCCGCTGGGCGGGCAACGCCCTCACCACCAACGGCGTCACCCGCGGCCGCACCCTGACCGTCATCGCGACCGTCGACGGCAAGGAGGGCACCGCGTCCGGTGTCGTCTCGCGGTCCGCCGTCACCGCCGACGATCTCGAGCCGCTCGTACGGGCAGCCGAGGCCGCCGCCCGCGGTGGCGCGCCGGCCGAGGACGCGCAGCCGCTGGTCACCGGGGTGCCCGTCTCCCCCGACTTCACCGACGCCCCCGCCGAGACCTCCTCCGCCGTCTTCACCGACTTCGCGCCCGCGCTCGGCGAGTCCTTCGCCCGCGCCCGGGCCGGCGGACGCGAGCTCTACGGGTTCGCCAACCACGAGATGACCTCCAGCTATCTCGGTACGTCGACGGGCCTGCGCCTGCGCCACGACCAGCCCAACGGCACCCTGGAGCTCAACGCCAAGTCCCCGGACCGCAAGCGCTCCGCCTGGGCGGGCCGGGCGACCCGGGACTTCAAGGACGTCGACCCCGCCGCGCTCGACGCCGAGCTGGCGCAGCGGCTCGGCTGGGCCGAGCGCCGTATCGAGCTGCCCGCCGGGCGGTACGAGACGCTGCTGCCGCCCACCGCCGTCGCCGACCTGCTGATCTACCAGCTGTGGTCGTCCGCGGCCCGGGACGCCGCCGAGGGCCGGACCGTGTTCTCCAAGCCTGGCGGCGGCACGCGTCTCGGCGAGCAGCTCTCCCCGCTCCCGCTGACCCTGCGCAGCGACCCGAACGAGCCGGGGCTCGAGTCCTCGCCCTTCGTGCTCACGCACTCCTCGGGCGACGACGCGTCCGTCTTCGACAACGGTCTGCCGCTGACCGCCACGGACTGGATCCGCGAGGGAACGCTGGAGCGCCTGGTCACCACCCGGCACAGCGCCGGCCTGACCAAGATGCCGGTGGCGCCCGCGATCTCCAACCTGATCCTGGACGGGGGCGGCACGAAGTCCCTGGACGAGATGGTGGCGGGCACCGAGCGCGGGCTGCTGCTGACCTGCCTCTGGTACATCCGCGAGGTGGACCCGGCGACGCTGCTGCTCACCGGGCTGACCAGGGACGGCGTCTACCTCGTCGAGAACGGCGAGGTCGTGGGCGAGGTGAACAACTTCCGGTTCAACGAGTCCCCCGTCGATCTGCTGTCGCGCGCCACCGAGGCCGGAGTCACGGAGAAGACGCTGCCGCGCGAGTGGGGCGACTGGTTCACCCGGGCCGCGATGCCCGCGCTGAGGGTCCCGGATTTCAATATGAGTTCGGTCAGCCAGGGCGTATAA
- the tyrS gene encoding tyrosine--tRNA ligase, with amino-acid sequence MTDIVDELQWRGLIALSTDEDALRKAFADGPVTFYCGFDPTASSLHLGNLVQILTMRRIQLAGNRPLGLVGGATGLIGDPKPNSERTLNDPETVAAWVGRLRGQIERFLDFEGPYAATMVNNLDWTSGLSAISFLRDIGKYFRVNKMIAKEAVARRLNSDAGISYTEFSYQILQGMDFLELNRRYGCTLQTGGSDQWGNLTAGTDLIHRVEPEADVHALATPLITKADGTKFGKTESGTVWLDAERTTPYAFYQFWLNADDRDVSKFLRIFSFKSREEIEELEKLTEERPQARAAQRALAEELTTMVHGGDQCAAVIAASKALFGQGELTELDEATLVSSLSELPHAKVEGLQPVVDLLVETGLVPSKSAARRAVKEGGAYVNNVKVAGEDAVPAAGELLHGRWLVLRRGKKNLAAVEVAGV; translated from the coding sequence GTGACGGACATCGTCGACGAACTGCAGTGGCGCGGGCTGATCGCCCTCTCTACTGACGAGGACGCACTGCGCAAGGCGTTCGCGGACGGTCCTGTCACGTTCTATTGCGGTTTCGACCCGACCGCCTCCAGCCTGCACCTCGGCAATCTGGTGCAGATCCTGACCATGCGCCGGATCCAGCTGGCGGGCAACCGTCCGCTGGGTCTGGTCGGCGGTGCCACGGGGCTGATCGGCGACCCGAAGCCCAACTCGGAGCGCACGCTCAACGACCCCGAGACCGTCGCCGCCTGGGTGGGCCGGCTGCGCGGGCAGATCGAGCGGTTCCTGGACTTCGAGGGCCCGTACGCCGCGACCATGGTCAACAACCTGGACTGGACGTCGGGTCTGTCGGCCATCAGCTTCCTGCGGGACATCGGCAAGTACTTCCGGGTCAACAAGATGATCGCGAAGGAGGCCGTCGCACGGCGCCTCAACTCCGACGCGGGCATCAGCTACACCGAGTTCAGCTACCAGATCCTGCAGGGCATGGACTTCCTGGAGCTCAACCGCCGGTACGGCTGCACGCTGCAGACCGGTGGCAGCGACCAGTGGGGCAATCTGACCGCGGGCACCGACCTGATCCACCGGGTCGAGCCCGAAGCCGATGTGCACGCGCTGGCGACGCCGCTGATCACCAAGGCGGACGGCACGAAGTTCGGCAAGACGGAGTCCGGCACGGTCTGGCTGGACGCGGAGCGGACCACTCCGTACGCCTTCTACCAGTTCTGGCTGAACGCCGACGACCGGGATGTCTCCAAGTTCCTGCGCATCTTCAGCTTCAAGTCCCGCGAGGAGATCGAGGAGCTGGAGAAGCTGACCGAGGAGCGTCCTCAGGCGCGCGCCGCCCAGCGGGCGCTGGCCGAGGAGCTCACGACGATGGTGCACGGCGGCGATCAGTGCGCCGCGGTCATCGCCGCGTCCAAGGCTCTCTTCGGCCAGGGCGAGCTGACGGAGCTCGACGAGGCGACGCTCGTCTCCTCGCTCTCCGAGCTGCCGCACGCCAAGGTCGAGGGCCTCCAGCCGGTCGTGGACCTGCTCGTCGAGACGGGTCTGGTGCCCAGCAAGTCGGCCGCCCGCCGCGCCGTCAAGGAGGGCGGGGCGTACGTGAACAACGTGAAGGTGGCCGGCGAGGACGCCGTACCGGCGGCCGGTGAGCTGCTGCACGGACGCTGGCTGGTGCTGCGCCGGGGCAAGAAGAACCTGGCCGCGGTCGAGGTCGCGGGCGTCTAG
- a CDS encoding GlsB/YeaQ/YmgE family stress response membrane protein, whose protein sequence is MSWLWAIIVGLVLGLIAKAIIPGKQQIPLWLTAVFGILGSVLGNWAATGMGVNDTGGIDWTRHLLQLVGAVIVVALGDAAWSAVRGKKQTG, encoded by the coding sequence ATGAGTTGGTTGTGGGCAATCATCGTGGGACTGGTGCTCGGACTGATCGCCAAGGCGATCATCCCGGGCAAGCAGCAGATCCCCCTGTGGCTGACGGCGGTGTTCGGCATCCTCGGCAGCGTGCTGGGCAACTGGGCCGCCACCGGGATGGGTGTCAACGACACCGGTGGCATCGACTGGACCAGGCATCTGCTCCAGCTGGTGGGCGCAGTGATCGTCGTTGCTCTCGGTGACGCCGCATGGTCCGCGGTCAGAGGCAAAAAACAGACAGGCTGA
- a CDS encoding DUF3099 domain-containing protein codes for MRKQSSTEVFRITGARQGLADDVRGRQRRYVISMSIRTLSVVLTVILWNIERPVAIATLVLGALLPYVAVVIANAGRENVPSLPSTFIPAPSRPALGASPLEGVAEPSAERQADGSDERPYGQT; via the coding sequence ATGCGGAAGCAGAGCAGCACTGAGGTCTTCCGGATCACCGGGGCCAGGCAGGGCCTCGCCGACGACGTACGGGGCAGGCAGCGCCGTTATGTCATCTCCATGTCGATCAGGACGCTCTCGGTGGTCCTGACCGTGATCCTCTGGAACATCGAGCGGCCGGTCGCGATCGCGACGCTGGTCCTCGGTGCGCTCCTTCCGTACGTCGCCGTGGTGATCGCCAACGCGGGCCGCGAGAACGTGCCGTCGCTGCCCTCGACCTTCATCCCCGCACCGTCCCGTCCCGCGCTGGGCGCGTCTCCGCTGGAGGGCGTCGCGGAACCTTCGGCGGAACGACAGGCCGACGGGTCGGACGAGCGGCCGTACGGACAGACTTGA